One region of Neisseria mucosa genomic DNA includes:
- a CDS encoding two-component system response regulator QseB (response regulator in two-component regulatory system with QseC; regulates FlhCD which is the master regulator for flagella and motility genes) translates to MRILLVEDDPHIGDGIAAGLKKLGMVVDWFSDGAQGQSAPLAAPYDAAVLDLGLPNIDGIEILRHWRKQGLTLPVLILTARDALPDRLTGLNSGADDYLCKPFALEELEARLNALVRRSHGRSDSGLTFGSLYLDTSAQTATLGGKPLNLTAREWRLLEMLVANPKHIISRAQIEDKLYGWDQEVESNAVEVHIHNLRKKIGSSVIQTKRGLGYQLGEMP, encoded by the coding sequence ATGCGTATCCTGCTGGTGGAAGACGACCCGCACATCGGCGACGGTATTGCCGCCGGGCTGAAAAAGCTCGGTATGGTGGTGGACTGGTTTTCAGATGGCGCTCAAGGACAGTCCGCACCACTGGCTGCGCCTTATGATGCGGCGGTGTTGGATTTGGGTCTGCCGAACATCGATGGCATAGAAATATTGCGGCACTGGCGCAAACAAGGTCTGACGCTACCCGTGCTGATTCTGACGGCACGCGATGCGCTGCCCGACCGCCTGACCGGGTTGAACAGCGGCGCGGACGATTACCTGTGCAAACCCTTCGCATTGGAAGAACTTGAAGCACGGCTGAATGCCTTGGTGCGCCGCAGCCACGGACGCAGCGACAGCGGCCTGACCTTCGGCAGCCTGTATTTGGATACCTCCGCCCAAACCGCCACACTCGGCGGCAAGCCGCTGAACCTGACCGCGCGCGAATGGCGGCTGCTGGAAATGCTGGTCGCCAATCCGAAACACATCATCAGCCGCGCCCAAATCGAAGACAAACTATACGGCTGGGATCAAGAAGTTGAAAGCAACGCGGTCGAAGTGCATATCCACAACCTGCGCAAAAAAATCGGTTCATCCGTGATTCAAACCAAGCGCGGATTGGGTTACCAACTCGGAGAAATGCCTTAA
- a CDS encoding peptidase — MKFSKKGLIIAVATALTIGTASVGAYAAGAIPGTKAAAFSSSKISAAQAVDYAVAKIPGRAVEVDFRHKNGQSYYKVEIVADDQKQEVFVDAANGHIIESRPDYDKKPLQPLPNTNISLKQAIAAAKAKTGGRAKDADLSYKKGPSVYKVETVNGIQKYEVRVDANSGQVLSSHIDL; from the coding sequence ATGAAATTCAGCAAAAAAGGTCTCATCATCGCCGTCGCAACCGCTCTGACCATCGGTACTGCCAGTGTCGGTGCATATGCCGCAGGGGCCATACCCGGAACCAAAGCCGCCGCTTTCTCCAGTAGCAAAATCAGTGCCGCCCAAGCTGTCGATTACGCAGTGGCCAAAATTCCGGGCCGCGCCGTCGAAGTCGATTTCCGCCACAAAAACGGCCAGAGCTACTATAAAGTAGAAATAGTTGCCGATGACCAGAAACAAGAAGTTTTCGTCGATGCAGCTAACGGGCACATCATCGAAAGCCGCCCAGACTACGACAAAAAACCGCTCCAACCGCTGCCGAACACCAATATTTCCCTGAAACAGGCGATTGCCGCAGCCAAAGCCAAAACAGGCGGCCGCGCGAAGGATGCCGATTTGAGCTATAAAAAAGGCCCGTCGGTTTATAAAGTGGAAACCGTCAACGGCATCCAAAAATACGAAGTACGCGTCGATGCCAACAGCGGTCAGGTACTGTCTTCACACATCGATTTATAA